In Gimesia panareensis, the genomic window GACGCGGAGCGGACTGATACTGCTGATGCTGGCGGTTGTCATTCCAGCAGTGCTCTGGCTGCAGGTGCGGCTGCCGTTGTTGATGGCAACGCTCATCGTGCCCCTGATTCTGATGACCGTCTGGCGGGAGACCGGTTTTTGCCTGGGGCTGCTCCTGTTCTGGGGAACATTGATTGTATGGGGACGCATGAGTGTGCAGCCGGGACAGGTCGATAACATACTGCCGGGGCTGACAATGGGCCTGGGCTGGGTGCCTTATCTGGTGTTCTACGGACCGGTTTTTCTGCTCCTGAAATCAAACACACGGTACCGGGCGAAGTGGGAAAGTCCCACTGAGTCTGACCTCTGAATCAACAAAGGTGTTGTATGGCTACTCGTTATATTCTCGCATTGGTGATGGCGCTCGCTGTGATGATGGGGCTGCAGATGTCAGGTGCCTTTCGTATTGCAGGGATTATTTATCGCGAGTGGTCTCTGAAACACGTTGAGCGCGGTGATGTGGAGGCACTCAAATGGAGTCGGGAGTATCTCGATTCCGATGAGATACAAATCCGCGCCGCGGCGGCATCGAGTGTCGGAAGGATTGGTCAGGCAGATCAGGAGACACTGGCCGACTTGATCGACAAACTCAATACGGACGTTCCCCAGGTGGCCAGCTCGGCTGCCTGGTCACTCGGACATGTCGAACTCATAGAAACTGAGGGCGATCGTACCGCGTACCAGGCGGACGTCGTGGCGGCGCTGGTGCGTGCACTTTCACATCAGGATAGTGAAGTTCGGCGGTATGCAGCTTACGCACTTTCCAATTATGGTATGCGGGGAATTGACGCCAGCCCGGCAATACCGGCCCTGGTGGCGAATCTGAAAGATCAAAGGATGGGATATATGGCAGCACGGGCGCTGGGTGACATGGGGGCCAGAGAGTCAGCCGCTGACATCGCTGCTTTGCTGGAGGGGGCTCCCTGGCATTTTCAACAGGAAGCCGCTGTCGCACTTTCAAAACTGCAGCCATTATCTCCCGAGATTCAGACACAGTTGGAGTCATTGATGAAGGAAAATAAGGAAGTACGAGAGGCGGTGGAGTATTCACTCCAGATTAACCAGCATGTCAGCCGGTAGCAGCTGATAAAAAATGAGAAAGAGCTCACTTAAATTTGAATCGAAATGAAGAACGTACCCAATATCAGGATTGAATCCTATTTCGCCCTCGACGTTGATCTGGCCGCTCATTTTCGGGAGTGGCCGGAGTTTGTCTCCGGGAGTGGCTATCAGGTGGAACTCAAGTCGGAAGCGGGAGATTCCGTCTCGATCAGCCAGCAGAGGGAGAACGAGACCGGGAATGCCTTTGTGCTGTTGACAGCCAGTGGGGAGACGCGTCTCTTTCAGCGGGCACTGGGACTGGCGGTAAGCCTGTTACTGGCGGGCAGCGATCAACTTGTGATCCACCGTTCGGGCCTGATCTGAGAAGGGTGTCATTCCGGATGACTCAGGTACCACCCGGAGCTGCTTTCGGCTTCCTCTGGTGCCATTCAAGGGAACTGTTTCTCTGTCAGTTTCCTGTTCGCTGCGCTCACCCCGAATTGCATTCGGGGAAACCCCCTTTCTTTTTTATCGTCGTGCGAGCGACGAACGTGTGTCATCGACAGATGGCGTGTCTTTCTATATGGAATTTCAAAAGGAGTCATCGATGGATATGGGACTGAAACTGGACCTGGAGTATCTGGGATTACGCGACGAAAAGCCGGTGTTTCGTCTGGCGTTTTATTCCAGTAGTGAGCGGCTGCTGTTGCCTTATCCGGAGGTGACGGGGCTGCAGTTCATGGATGAGAGCGGGGAACTGTTAGATCAGTGGAGAGCGGGATATCTGGTGATCGCCCCAGGAGATGAATTTGTGCTGCGGGAGGGAGACCGGATTGCCTTTGACTTGACGGTGCCCCTGGACAGCCAACCGACGTCGGAGCAGATCTGGACGCTCAAGTTACCTCCAGGTCGCTTGAGGGTGCGCTATGTCTACGAGGTGAATGCTGATAAGGAACGCTACGATTTCCTGGCGAAACGTTCCCGGTTTGCAGCGATTACGAAATTCTGGGGTGGCCGGGTGGAGTCGCCGTCGATTGATTTCGAACGCTGAGGTCGGGGGTGACAGAGCTTCAGAGGGAGATCGGGCAGATAACTTAATTTCACTACTTTAATTTTCCAAATTGGAATTGTATGATAACGGCATGAGCCGGGCCGGATCTGGCGTGAGTGATCCGGTGGCCGGCGTGTGTCTTTATGATCAGAGTGAAAAACCATGGCATCACCATCACAGTCCCTGTCCCAGGAGCGGCTGACTGCGGAAGAACTGGAAAAATTCGAGCAGGACGGCTATCTGATTTTTCGAAATCTCTGTCCCGAATCGCTGCGGCAGGAGATGCTGGCGGCGACGAAAGAGGGGCTGGCGCAGGTGCAGGAGCCAGTCGAGTATGAGGCCGATGTCGAGTATCCCGGTTCGCCCGCGTCGCGGCAGGTGATTGGCGGGGAGACCGTGCGACGGCTGAAACAGGCCCACAGCCGGGGGATGAGCTTTACCGAACTGGTGAACCACCCGGCGATTGTGAACAAGCTGGCCCCACTGCTGGGAGACGACTATGTGATGCCGCTGGCACACCATAACTGCATCATGACCAAGCAGCCCCAGTTCAGCAGCGATACGCTGTGGCACCAGGATATCCGTTTCTGGTCGTTCGAGCGAAAAGAGCTGATCAGCGTCTGGGTGGCACTGGGCGACGAGAACCTGGAGAACGGTTGCCTGAAAGTGATTCCGGGTACGCATCGGATGGAGTTCACACCCGACCGGCTGGACGAGCGGATCTTTCTCCGTCCGGATCTGCCGGAGAATGAGGCATTGATCGAGACCGGTGTGGCGGCAGAGCTGCATCCCGGAGATGTGCTGTTTTTCCACTGCCGGACGTTCCATGCGGCGACGCGGAACTTTACGGATCAGCCCAAGTTCTCAGCCGTGTTTACGTTTCGTCCGGCCGATAATCCGCCGGTTCCGGGATCACGGTCGGCAGCGCTGCCGGAGATGATTATTCATACGCCGCGTTGAGGTGTTGTTGATGATCTACTGCAGGATGTACCAGGTGATCTGATCTGTTGCTCTCATTTTCACCGTTGGGCAAGCCAACGGTGCCACCCGCTGGCAATCCCGGATTGCATCCGGGATTTTAGTGCTTTCTGATGTGCTTTTCTCTGCTCTTAAAGCACAGTTGGGCAAGCCAACTGTGGCACCCAACGCGGGTAACGATTCTGTGTAAGTTAAATAAATCTTGATGCGGACAACCGTTAGGTTGTTTAATGCAGGTGCTAACCAAATTGCACTCATGCCAAGAAAGGACTCTTGGAATGCCGCATCAAGATACCGAGCATCTTCGCATAAATATTCAGTCAATGAAAGCGATTTTTGACAGGCTGATTCCCTGCGAAACGTCTTCCCTGGTACGTCACGGCAATGCCTCTCTGGATCCGGGCTGGTTGGCTGCGGTTGCCATTCTCTGCATGGGCTGGACTGCCAAAGGAACACTTGGCGAAAGGGTAAAAACGGCCTACACGGTTGCCGGTGAGCTCTTTCAGGTTTCGACGACAGTGACACGACAAGGGCTGATGAAAGCTCTGGCGAACTACGGACAGCCATTGGTGGATCTGGTGATTCAACATCTTTCCTCAAAACTGGGACAATGGAAGGGCTATCGAACCACAGCAGGCAAAGTCACTCTGGCCGTGGATGCCACCAAGTTCTCTGCGCCTCGCTCAGCAGCCAATCAGCGTGAATTTGCACCAGGGATCCATCATAGAAGGTCGGCGAAATACCGCAAAAAAGCCGATGAATCCAAGGCGTTAACCGTTCAACTGTTAACGACCGTGCTCTGGCATCTGGGCAGTGGGTTACCGTTTCGCTGGTGTATTCAGGGGGCAGCTGGCAGTGAGCGAATTGCGGCCCGGGAAATGCTGGAATCCCTTCCAGAAAATGTCCGACTGGTTGGGGATGCGCAATATACAGGTGCTCCGCTGTGGTCAGCCATCATGGAGTCAGGGCATTCTTTCCTGTTTCGTGTTGGTTCGAACGTAACCCTGTTAAAATCACTTGGTCAGTTGAAAATTCGTGATGGCTTCGTCTATTACTGGCCCGACTCTATGCAGCGTCGAGACCAAAGCCCGCTGGTCCTGCGTCTGTTCCAGATCCATAATGGCAGGAACAAGATCTACCTGGTGAGCAACGAATTAGAAATGACCGATGCATGTGCCTGTAAATTATATCGTCAAAGATGGGGGATTGAGGTTTTCTTCCGCTCAGTAAAACAATCCTGTGAACGCAGCAAGCTATGTTGCCAGACGCCTGTAAATGTCATCACAGAATTAAACTGGACTCTGATCGGAATCTGGGTTGCGTTATTTGTCGGAAAAGACATGTTGCATAAGCAGGGAACGAATCTCAAAAAACTCAGTCCGATCAAAGTGATTCGTGTGTTTTCTCAGGCTGTCACGATAATTGCCTGCCATGCTCAGCAATGGGCGCCATTAACCGACCTGCTTTCGCAATCCGTGCTCGCCGAAGAAAAACGGCCGAATAACAGAAAAGCAAGCCGGGGACATCCGTGTAAGAAAAGGAAACGGCAATGCGGAAAACCAACTATCATTCAGGCAACAACGGATCAAAAAAAACTGGCGAAAATCTATCTTGAATAAAAGTCGTTACCCGCGTTGTGTGGCACCCCAGGCGTATCCGGTGCGTTTTTTTGTGGCCCCTGTGGCGTTGGTACTGGATTGAACCTCGTTCGGCGGGCAGGCAGGCCTGCCCCCTGCATTTTCTGGTGAGGTGCGCTGATTCTGGTCTGTCAGTTTTCTCTGCGACCTCTTGTTCGCTGCGCTTACCCCGGATTGCATCCGGGGTTACCCTGCCTTTTCACTAGTGCGTGACGTGCACTGGTTGAATTTCTCTGGACTGGCTGGTGCCGATGTGTAGGATTTCTCTTTGTGTTTAAACGGCCGGCACGCTACGCGGTTTACTACCACGAAAAGCACGAAAGACACGAAATATTCTGCTGGTACAGGTTGTCAGTGATGCTGGTTATGTGCCTCTCCGGGAAATGATCATGGATGGATTATTCTGTAACTGCTGTTCATTGCGATTTCTGTCGGGCATGTTTTCGTTGCCTCGGGATGTGTTTCATTCTGATGAAGGGCGCAGGGGTCAAGCAGAATTTGTGCTCTGAGTTTACTGTGAGTTGTCTTGAGTTTCTTGTGAGTTTGCTCCGATTTGCTCTGAAAGTGCTCCGAAATGATTTGAAAATGTACGAGACATCTTTAACCGATTCATTCTGTTCTGGTGAAAAACTGGAAAAATCGACGGCGATTCAGGTGTTTCTGAGTCACTTGTTCGTCGTGTTTCCGTGCTCGCATCGTCCGCCTCGCGCGCGAAGCACAATTGCAACAATTTACGATTCGGGGAGGGTGGATCAAGTCCAGTTTATTCAGTAGCAGGTTGGTATTTTGAGGTGGGATATGTTTATGCAAGCAGCACTGTCGGGCGAGTCGACAGTGAAACACCGGGAGTTAGTGAGAGGTGGGGAGAATGATGGAGGCGTTCGTGTGTTTATTCCGTCAGTTTGCTGCGCGCTGTGCTCGGCTCGAATTTTATTCTGGCTTACCCGATTGGATTTTGTACGGGGGTGAGATGTGTTTCCAATGGAAGATTCCTCGAGTCGAATATCACCAGGCGGGCGGGCACATGGGCCCGCGCCCTACGGAATGGGTTGGTGGGCTGGTTCAGGTTTGTGGGGTTGAGCTGCGACCTCTTGTTCGCTGTGCTCACCCCGGATTGCATCCGGGGTTACCCGGTGCGTATTTTTTGTGGCCCCTGTGGCGTTGGTTCTGGATTGAACCTCGTTCGGCGGGCAGGCACGCAGGCCTGCACCCTGCATTTTCTGGTGAGGTGCGCTGATTCTGGTCTGTCTGTTTTCTCTGGGACTTCCTGCTTGCCGCGCTTGGCCCGAATTGCATTCGGGGTTACTCATTTCTGCTCGAAGAGAGCTGATGAGGTTATTTGGTATGGGAGGTGTCGAGTTCGGGCTGGGGTTTGGTTTCCAGGAACTGGGCGGCGCCGAGGTACTTGCCCCAGGAGCCGAAGTAGCCGCGATAGAGCATGATCAGGTAGGCGGGGACGATGATCGGGCGGATGATGAAGGTGTCGAGCAGGACGCCGAATGCGAGGGCAAAGCCGAGCTGCTGCATGCCGACCAGTGTGCCTGCCATCAGGGAGGAAAATGTGCCTGCCATGATAATCCCGCAGCTGGAGATGATGCCGCCGGTACTCTTGAGAGCGGAGATGACGCCTTCAACCGGATCGAGGCGTTTCTGTTCTTCGTCGATGCGGGTGATGAGATAGATATTATAGTCTTCGCCGACCGCAATCAGGATCGTGAACAGGAACATGGGGACTTTCCAGTCGAGCCCGGCGAAGTTTTGCGGGTCGAGTGCCCAGAAGACGGCGAAGGTGATACCCAGCGTGACCAGGTAACTGAAAAAGACGCTGACGATGAGGTAGGCAGAAATCGCGGGGCGTTTGAGCAAAATCACGAGGATGACAAACACGCTGACCAGTACAAGGACATCGATGCGGGCCTGGTCCTGATCGGTGACGTTTTTGAGGTCACTGATGCTGGCGGTAGCGCCGATGTAGTAGAGATCGGTTTTGCCTTTCAGTTCATCGGGCAGTGCTTTATTGACGGCCTTTTTCACGCGTTCGAGCTGCATCATGCTGTCATGCGAGAAGGGATCTTTTTCGAGGATCAGATCCATGCGGGTGACATGATGTTCGAGTTCGGGTTCGGAACTGACGTAATAATTTTTAATCAACTTGATGCGGCTGAGCGCACCGATTTTCTTCAAGCCGGTCAGGTTTTTGGCTTTTTCCATTTCGTCAGCAGCGCCGATACCAAACGGCTTGGTCATGTTGCGGATATCCGCGATGCCGAGCTCTTCCTTCTGCTTCAGCAGGTCAGCGGTGAGATGTTCGATGGCGTCGCGGCCTTCGGAATCGGAGAAGTTGATCTCCGGGTTCTCAAACAGCAGCGTCAGGGGGCCGGTGGCACCCGCGGGGTAGTGCCCCTGAACGGCTTTGGTGCCGACGACACTGGGATCTTCGCTGGGCAGTTCCGAGAGCAGCCCGTAGCTCAAATTGCCATAACAGGCCAGGCTGATCAAAGCGAAGGGGAACAGAACCAGGAAGGTGGAGAGCCAGATTTTTCCGGGATTTTTGAGCAGTGCCTGCGAGACGGTTTCCCAGAGGGAGCCGGCCCAGTTGCGCTGCATCAGGCGGGCCATCACACTGGAGGGGGTGAGCCAGCCGGCGGAGATGGCGACGCGTTCGTTGAAGGTTTGCGGCCAGTAGGCGAAGCGTCCCGCCAGGCAGAGCAGGGCGGGGGAGAGTGTCAGGGAGGCCATCAGTACGAAGGAGAGGCTGAGTGCCATGGCGACGCCGGCCTGCTGAAACTTGCCGAACTGGGCGAAGACCATCATGCCGATCCCGCACATCGTGGTTCCGGCACTGGCAGCCAGGGCCGCGCCGACGGTGGCGATCGAGTTGGAAATGGCTTCTTTAAAGGTGCATTCTTTTTCGAGTTCTTCGCGGTGACGGGCAATCATGAACAGGCAGTAATCGACGCCGGCTCCGTAGAGGATCACGGTGACGTAGACCTCAATGCCGGAGAAGAGCCCGACCCAGCCCCAGTCGCCGAGGATCGCCAGTACCGAAAGGGCGATCTTGACAGAGACGAAGACGGTAAACAGCGGAATCAGTGCCAGAATGGGAGCACGATAGATAATGACCAGCAGCAGGATGACCAGCAGGACGGTCCAGAGTTCGGTCGCTTCGGCGCTCTGATTGGCGGCCCGGATCATGTCGCGTCCGACGGTGGCGA contains:
- a CDS encoding ABC transporter ATP-binding protein; protein product: MQHEAKPISTRSGLILLMLAVVIPAVLWLQVRLPLLMATLIVPLILMTVWRETGFCLGLLLFWGTLIVWGRMSVQPGQVDNILPGLTMGLGWVPYLVFYGPVFLLLKSNTRYRAKWESPTESDL
- a CDS encoding HEAT repeat domain-containing protein produces the protein MATRYILALVMALAVMMGLQMSGAFRIAGIIYREWSLKHVERGDVEALKWSREYLDSDEIQIRAAAASSVGRIGQADQETLADLIDKLNTDVPQVASSAAWSLGHVELIETEGDRTAYQADVVAALVRALSHQDSEVRRYAAYALSNYGMRGIDASPAIPALVANLKDQRMGYMAARALGDMGARESAADIAALLEGAPWHFQQEAAVALSKLQPLSPEIQTQLESLMKENKEVREAVEYSLQINQHVSR
- a CDS encoding transposase, translating into MPHQDTEHLRINIQSMKAIFDRLIPCETSSLVRHGNASLDPGWLAAVAILCMGWTAKGTLGERVKTAYTVAGELFQVSTTVTRQGLMKALANYGQPLVDLVIQHLSSKLGQWKGYRTTAGKVTLAVDATKFSAPRSAANQREFAPGIHHRRSAKYRKKADESKALTVQLLTTVLWHLGSGLPFRWCIQGAAGSERIAAREMLESLPENVRLVGDAQYTGAPLWSAIMESGHSFLFRVGSNVTLLKSLGQLKIRDGFVYYWPDSMQRRDQSPLVLRLFQIHNGRNKIYLVSNELEMTDACACKLYRQRWGIEVFFRSVKQSCERSKLCCQTPVNVITELNWTLIGIWVALFVGKDMLHKQGTNLKKLSPIKVIRVFSQAVTIIACHAQQWAPLTDLLSQSVLAEEKRPNNRKASRGHPCKKRKRQCGKPTIIQATTDQKKLAKIYLE
- a CDS encoding phytanoyl-CoA dioxygenase family protein, yielding MASPSQSLSQERLTAEELEKFEQDGYLIFRNLCPESLRQEMLAATKEGLAQVQEPVEYEADVEYPGSPASRQVIGGETVRRLKQAHSRGMSFTELVNHPAIVNKLAPLLGDDYVMPLAHHNCIMTKQPQFSSDTLWHQDIRFWSFERKELISVWVALGDENLENGCLKVIPGTHRMEFTPDRLDERIFLRPDLPENEALIETGVAAELHPGDVLFFHCRTFHAATRNFTDQPKFSAVFTFRPADNPPVPGSRSAALPEMIIHTPR
- a CDS encoding MMPL family transporter — protein: MPADSPSLQGEKLFKRAFPDDLLASSIVLVVRREHGDQGLRPADLKFIEEKLKPRLEEIAEEQGGFATERKDNNSQTTTSNISRIRTYTDKSIGDLLQSEDNKASLVIVELSTEFLDQSNGKTVESIENLIQNDEEFKQSIEPGLDISLSGIATVGRDMIRAANQSAEATELWTVLLVILLLVIIYRAPILALIPLFTVFVSVKIALSVLAILGDWGWVGLFSGIEVYVTVILYGAGVDYCLFMIARHREELEKECTFKEAISNSIATVGAALAASAGTTMCGIGMMVFAQFGKFQQAGVAMALSLSFVLMASLTLSPALLCLAGRFAYWPQTFNERVAISAGWLTPSSVMARLMQRNWAGSLWETVSQALLKNPGKIWLSTFLVLFPFALISLACYGNLSYGLLSELPSEDPSVVGTKAVQGHYPAGATGPLTLLFENPEINFSDSEGRDAIEHLTADLLKQKEELGIADIRNMTKPFGIGAADEMEKAKNLTGLKKIGALSRIKLIKNYYVSSEPELEHHVTRMDLILEKDPFSHDSMMQLERVKKAVNKALPDELKGKTDLYYIGATASISDLKNVTDQDQARIDVLVLVSVFVILVILLKRPAISAYLIVSVFFSYLVTLGITFAVFWALDPQNFAGLDWKVPMFLFTILIAVGEDYNIYLITRIDEEQKRLDPVEGVISALKSTGGIISSCGIIMAGTFSSLMAGTLVGMQQLGFALAFGVLLDTFIIRPIIVPAYLIMLYRGYFGSWGKYLGAAQFLETKPQPELDTSHTK